Part of the Shewanella eurypsychrophilus genome is shown below.
TTTATGCTATTTAAGCATGCAGAGCTAGCTTGGAAATTAAAAAAATGGTTTAGATTATACCTTGTAGAATTAGTCAAATGTAGGTTATTTTTTATCTCCTAGAGGAAATTTGATTTAAACTTTACATTTTGGAGTGAGTCCATGGATAAGAAGCGTTGTGGTTGGGTGGGCGATGATCAAATTTACCGTGATTATCATGACCATGTTTGGGGCAGGCCTGTGTATGACAGTCAGGAGCTGTTTGCTAAACTTTGTCTCGATGGTCAGCAAGCGGGTCTTTCCTGGATCACTATTCTTAAGAAACAGCACAACTATGAAGCGGCTTTTGCCAACTTCGATCCAGAGGTGATAGCCAAGTTTGATGATGCCAAGGTCGAGGAGTTACTCCTGGATAAGGGAATAGTCAGAAACCGCCTCAAGGTTAATTCCATCATTAAGAATGCTCGTGGCTATATGGCCAACTTTTCTGACACCAAGGGTGAGCAGGGTGATGACTTCGCAGCATTTCTTTGGAGTTTTGTCGGTGGTAAGCCGATTGTGAATCATTTTACTGAGATGAAACAGATCCCTACCCAGACTCCGGAGTCTGAGGCTATGTCTAAAGCATTGAAAAAAATGGGGTTTAACTTCGTAGGCCCAACAATCTGTTATGCGTTTATGCAGGCGGTAGGTATGGTCAATGACCATGCAACATATTGTTTTTGCTATGATAAATGTAATAAATAAGGATCGGGTTCCTAGGGGCTTAGGTTTTAGGAGAAGAAAGAGCAAGTCGTAGAGCTGAGAAAGGAGTAAAGCCAAGATGACGGCTGCGTCTGTTGGACGTTCGTTGCACTCTCTGGTAATACAAGTTCCTAGGAACTAGAGCCTAGGTTCTAGAAACTAAAAAAGGGTGTTCCACGTGGAACACCCTTTTTCTATCTCACTTTTCTTCGCGAAGCGAAAACTCAATTATTTTTTGGTTCTTTCTCTGCAAAAAATAATTTCCCTGAAATTAAAATCTGACAGTTAAGTTAGCCAGATTTTAAATTTCAAACAGAGTTTAAAGCTCAAAAAAGAAGGGTTTTCTTTCCTTGCCTCTATTTTTTGATCCACCGTTAACTTGATTCATGGTTTCGGCATTGTAGAGTTTGCCGTTGACCATGGTATAGGTAACACGATCTGTGACTCGAATATCTGCGAGTGGGTCACCATCGATGACAATCAAATCCGCAAGCTTACCTGATTTGATGGAACCGATTTGATGATCCATAGCAAAATGTGTGGCTGGATTGATGGTCGCAGTTTTG
Proteins encoded:
- a CDS encoding DNA-3-methyladenine glycosylase I, whose protein sequence is MDKKRCGWVGDDQIYRDYHDHVWGRPVYDSQELFAKLCLDGQQAGLSWITILKKQHNYEAAFANFDPEVIAKFDDAKVEELLLDKGIVRNRLKVNSIIKNARGYMANFSDTKGEQGDDFAAFLWSFVGGKPIVNHFTEMKQIPTQTPESEAMSKALKKMGFNFVGPTICYAFMQAVGMVNDHATYCFCYDKCNK